Proteins encoded by one window of Porphyromonas vaginalis:
- a CDS encoding transposase, producing the protein MKEEKSNRGRKGYPLDFKWRVIDDLLATGESIATTSQRYGITTRTIRNWLRTFGVELPNQSSSSTMSKTNKNKDVDPEYAELKRENARLKAALFQAESKALVNKTLLEVVLNRYHIDLKKKTDLQP; encoded by the coding sequence ATGAAAGAAGAAAAAAGTAACCGAGGACGAAAGGGATATCCCCTAGATTTCAAGTGGAGAGTCATTGATGACCTCCTAGCCACTGGCGAGAGCATCGCCACGACCAGCCAGCGCTACGGCATTACCACACGCACCATTCGAAATTGGTTGCGTACCTTTGGAGTAGAGTTACCCAACCAAAGCAGCAGTAGCACTATGAGCAAGACAAACAAGAACAAAGACGTAGATCCAGAGTACGCAGAACTCAAGCGCGAAAACGCTCGCCTCAAAGCAGCCCTCTTCCAGGCTGAGAGCAAGGCATTAGTCAACAAGACACTACTCGAAGTGGTCTTGAATCGCTACCACATTGATCTAAAAAAAAAGACCGATTTGCAGCCGTGA